One genomic region from Flagellimonas oceani encodes:
- a CDS encoding SusC/RagA family TonB-linked outer membrane protein: MTNFLLTQGRNLKWLGFILLTVLFCSGMNAQTTVSGTVSDEGGPIPGVNVILKGTTNGTATDFDGNYTINVPSNGVLLFSYVGFKAQEVPVNGRSQINVTMEEDLQSLSEVVIIGYGTQNKESVTGSVVSIKGDELAEVQAANFQEALQGRAPGVNISTTSTRPGANNTEIRIRGVRSLTGSNSPLIVLNGIPFSGGLNDINLNDIESLEILKDASATAIYGSRGANGVILITTKTGKKGQKAQFTYNTYYATKEVFAKFPMMNSQQFNALREATGLFNNGDPLYATGVDEDPSVNTDWQDLIYGSGLQTSHDIGVTGGSETGSYSIGIGYFKETSVLPVESFQRYSLRAQVDQQIGAFRFGLNSVMNYSLTNAAGQGLYGSLSATPILDPYNEDGSLKRVASMPLDDFWVTTRSTLGDIGKGRVNLQKDFGTYNNIYGEVAIPGVEGLKYRLNVGLNLRMSRDGNFTGEGVANVNPLAPNGAGVSSSLTTDYVIENLLTYDRTFANKHQVNVVGLFSSQNTKYDDTNLSAQNLPNEQFLFYDLGPALVEDLTGYGGQYQENSLLSYMGRAMYQYDSRYLITATIRADGSSRLAPGKKWVTYPAVSVGWNLGNEPFMDNVEWVNLLKFRAGYGETSNQAVNNYATLGNLGVRNYNFGETFATGYFVQELPNNTLGWEFSETYNYGLDFGLFNNRLSGTVEYYTTDTNDILYRVGLPSSSGVGSFVGNIGSTTNKGVEVALNATILDNPDGLSWDFGVNVYTNRNEITSLASGEEQNVGQLWFVGSPINVIFDYKKVGLWNETDADYEYLQTLEPGGNVGMIKVEYTGEYNPDGSPVRQINADDRQVLDPTPDFQGGFNTRLAYKNFDLNVVGVFKSGGIAVSTLYSSNGYLNLLTGRRNNINVDYWTPQNTDAKYPAPGGIQAGDGPKYGTTMGYFDGSYLKIRAMTLGYNFDQDLISDLGMSNLRLYATVQNPFVLFSPFHRESGMDPETNSGVDANGNAQNSATGTNGFISRGIATIGANVPTTRNFMLGLNLTF, from the coding sequence ATGACAAACTTTTTATTAACTCAAGGAAGAAACTTAAAGTGGCTTGGATTCATTCTTCTTACAGTGCTGTTCTGCTCTGGGATGAACGCCCAGACTACTGTTTCGGGTACGGTGTCTGATGAAGGTGGTCCGATTCCAGGGGTAAATGTTATCCTTAAAGGAACTACCAATGGTACTGCAACCGATTTCGATGGAAATTATACGATCAATGTTCCATCCAATGGGGTTTTGTTATTTAGCTATGTGGGTTTTAAAGCTCAGGAAGTGCCCGTAAATGGAAGATCACAAATCAATGTTACAATGGAGGAAGATTTGCAGTCTTTGAGCGAAGTTGTAATTATTGGCTATGGTACTCAGAACAAAGAATCGGTAACAGGTTCCGTAGTTTCCATTAAAGGGGATGAGCTTGCCGAAGTTCAGGCAGCAAACTTTCAAGAAGCTTTGCAGGGACGCGCCCCAGGTGTAAACATATCAACCACCAGTACAAGGCCTGGAGCCAACAATACCGAAATTAGAATTCGTGGCGTGCGCTCACTTACAGGTAGCAATAGTCCGTTGATAGTTTTGAACGGTATACCTTTCTCGGGAGGCCTTAACGACATCAATTTAAATGATATAGAAAGCTTGGAAATATTGAAGGATGCCTCTGCTACCGCAATTTATGGTTCGAGAGGTGCGAACGGTGTTATTTTGATTACCACCAAAACTGGTAAAAAGGGGCAAAAAGCACAATTCACGTATAATACATATTACGCTACCAAAGAGGTCTTTGCCAAATTCCCGATGATGAATTCGCAGCAGTTCAATGCTTTGAGAGAAGCCACGGGACTATTCAACAATGGAGACCCTCTTTACGCTACCGGAGTTGACGAAGACCCTTCGGTAAACACGGATTGGCAAGATTTGATATATGGTTCAGGACTTCAAACTTCTCATGACATTGGGGTGACCGGTGGAAGTGAGACGGGAAGCTACAGTATTGGTATCGGATACTTTAAAGAAACATCTGTGTTGCCGGTGGAATCCTTCCAAAGATATTCATTGCGTGCACAGGTTGACCAGCAAATAGGGGCTTTTAGGTTTGGATTAAATTCTGTAATGAACTATAGCTTGACCAATGCAGCGGGCCAAGGTCTTTACGGAAGCCTCAGTGCTACGCCTATTTTAGATCCATATAATGAAGATGGTAGTTTAAAAAGAGTAGCAAGCATGCCTTTGGATGACTTTTGGGTGACCACAAGGAGTACGCTTGGCGATATCGGTAAAGGACGTGTAAACCTTCAAAAAGATTTTGGTACCTATAACAATATTTACGGAGAAGTTGCAATTCCAGGAGTGGAAGGTTTAAAATACCGTTTGAACGTAGGTCTTAACCTAAGAATGAGCCGGGACGGTAATTTTACCGGTGAGGGTGTTGCCAACGTAAATCCATTGGCACCAAACGGTGCAGGTGTAAGTAGTAGTCTTACCACCGATTATGTTATTGAGAATTTATTGACATATGATAGAACGTTTGCCAATAAGCATCAAGTTAATGTGGTTGGGTTGTTCTCTTCCCAAAACACAAAATATGATGACACCAATTTAAGTGCGCAGAACCTTCCAAACGAGCAATTCTTATTTTATGATTTGGGACCTGCTCTTGTCGAAGATCTTACAGGCTATGGAGGCCAGTATCAAGAAAACAGTCTGTTGTCCTACATGGGTAGGGCCATGTACCAATATGATAGCCGTTACCTAATCACCGCCACCATAAGGGCGGATGGATCATCAAGATTGGCGCCTGGAAAAAAATGGGTTACCTATCCTGCGGTTTCGGTAGGTTGGAATCTTGGTAACGAACCGTTTATGGACAACGTCGAGTGGGTGAACCTTCTTAAATTTCGAGCAGGCTACGGGGAAACATCCAACCAAGCCGTAAACAATTATGCTACTTTAGGAAACTTGGGCGTTAGAAACTATAACTTCGGAGAAACCTTTGCAACAGGTTACTTCGTACAAGAACTTCCTAACAATACATTGGGTTGGGAGTTCTCTGAAACCTATAACTATGGTTTGGACTTTGGCCTCTTCAACAATAGATTGTCAGGTACCGTGGAATATTATACCACCGATACCAATGATATCTTGTATCGAGTAGGATTGCCCTCATCCTCTGGTGTTGGTTCCTTTGTAGGAAATATTGGATCTACTACCAACAAAGGTGTGGAAGTTGCATTGAATGCCACTATTTTGGACAATCCTGATGGGCTAAGTTGGGATTTTGGAGTCAACGTCTATACCAACAGAAACGAGATTACTTCCTTGGCAAGTGGGGAAGAACAAAATGTTGGCCAATTATGGTTTGTTGGTTCTCCGATCAATGTAATTTTTGATTATAAGAAAGTTGGATTGTGGAATGAGACAGACGCAGACTACGAATACCTTCAGACACTGGAGCCAGGAGGAAACGTAGGTATGATCAAGGTGGAATATACAGGGGAATACAATCCAGATGGCTCTCCTGTAAGGCAAATCAATGCAGATGATAGACAAGTGCTTGATCCAACCCCCGATTTTCAGGGTGGTTTTAATACACGATTAGCGTATAAAAATTTCGATTTAAATGTTGTGGGTGTATTTAAAAGTGGAGGTATAGCTGTGAGTACGCTATACTCTTCCAATGGTTACCTTAACTTATTGACTGGTAGAAGAAACAATATAAATGTAGATTACTGGACACCGCAAAACACGGATGCCAAATATCCTGCTCCAGGAGGAATTCAGGCTGGTGACGGTCCAAAGTATGGAACCACCATGGGATATTTTGACGGTTCTTATCTAAAAATAAGGGCGATGACTTTGGGATATAATTTTGACCAAGACCTAATAAGTGATTTGGGAATGTCAAATCTTAGGTTATATGCAACCGTTCAAAACCCATTCGTACTGTTTTCACCATTCCATAGGGAATCCGGTATGGATCCTGAAACAAACTCGGGAGTGGATGCTAATGGAAATGCGCAAAACTCAGCCACCGGTACCAACGGATTTATTTCTAGAGGTATCGCTACAATAGGGGCAAACGTACCTACCACACGTAATTTCATGCTTGGATTAAACTTAACATTTTAA
- a CDS encoding glycoside hydrolase family 43 protein, producing the protein MPEEKIDHIDFDLLNEKAISKPIVSHIYTADPSAHYFNGKIYIYPSHDIDGGEAFDDLGSHFAMEDYHVISMENIESEGVDHGVALHVDDVPWAAKQMWAPDAAHKNGKYYLFFPAKGHDDIFRIGVAVSDSPVGPFTPRPKAIKGSFSIDPAVFEDEDGSYYMYFGGLWGGQLQRWRTGTYDSSQPKSPTAHLPKDDETALMPKIAKMTDDLLEFAEEPKDVLLIDEKGNPLLAGDNKRRFFEAAWLHKHNGKYYFSYSTGDTHFICYGIGDSPYGPFTYKGKILEPVIGWTSHHSICKVEDKWYLFYHDSSLSKGVTHLRSIKVIELVHDQNGLINAIEPYKL; encoded by the coding sequence ATGCCAGAAGAAAAAATAGACCATATTGATTTTGACCTTTTAAACGAGAAAGCTATTTCCAAACCGATTGTATCGCACATTTACACGGCAGACCCGTCTGCCCATTATTTTAACGGTAAAATTTATATCTATCCCTCCCACGATATCGATGGAGGCGAAGCTTTCGATGATTTAGGAAGCCATTTTGCCATGGAAGATTATCATGTAATATCCATGGAAAATATTGAAAGCGAAGGTGTGGACCATGGTGTGGCTTTGCATGTGGACGATGTGCCTTGGGCAGCAAAACAAATGTGGGCACCGGACGCCGCACACAAGAACGGAAAGTATTATTTGTTCTTTCCGGCAAAGGGCCATGATGATATTTTTAGGATTGGGGTGGCAGTTAGCGATTCTCCAGTGGGACCCTTTACGCCTCGACCAAAAGCCATAAAGGGGAGTTTTTCCATAGACCCAGCCGTTTTTGAAGACGAGGATGGAAGCTATTACATGTATTTTGGAGGCTTATGGGGCGGTCAATTACAGCGCTGGCGAACTGGGACCTATGACTCGTCACAACCCAAAAGTCCAACCGCCCACTTACCAAAAGACGATGAAACGGCACTAATGCCCAAAATCGCAAAAATGACGGATGACCTGTTGGAGTTCGCCGAAGAGCCCAAAGACGTCCTGCTCATTGATGAAAAAGGCAATCCATTATTGGCTGGGGATAATAAGAGGAGGTTTTTTGAAGCTGCTTGGCTGCACAAACATAATGGCAAATATTATTTTTCATATTCCACTGGTGATACACACTTTATATGTTATGGGATAGGAGATAGCCCTTATGGGCCATTTACGTACAAGGGAAAAATTTTGGAACCTGTGATAGGGTGGACATCGCACCATTCCATTTGCAAGGTGGAAGATAAATGGTATTTGTTTTACCATGATTCCAGTTTATCCAAGGGTGTTACCCATCTTAGATCCATTAAGGTAATTGAACTGGTTCATGATCAAAACGGACTCATAAATGCAATAGAGCCCTATAAGCTCTAA
- a CDS encoding MFS transporter yields the protein MNLDSQKLSVKEKIGYSLGDLAANLVFQTLVTYLAYFYTDIYGLKANDASAVTLVVGLIAAFAFNPLMGVIADRTVSRWGKFRPWILWTAIPLGVAAMLAFSTPDFSYKGKVVYAAVTYTLLLLLYAANNLPYSALSGVITGNMKERNSLSAYRFIAVMGAQFFVQVFMYDLILKAGDGNKAAGMETVMTWLAVIGTVMLLITFFTTKERVVPKPEQKSSIKEDLGDLFQNKPWIIMLSLTTLVFITLAMKGGSYVYYFENYVDQSSLNTFLNPLKPYLPNFENDTSLGLGVFNGGGILIGLIGIGLSKTLADKYGKRNVFGGSLFISTLFIISFYFFPPKAVGVIYGAQILHMFFYGISTPILWTMIADVADYSEWKTNRRATAIIFSAMMVGLKGGLSIGSALVAWILGLYDYITKEAAVAGVETVQPQSAIEGTRLLVSIYPAIPFLIGVGLLFFYEINKKMELQIENDLKERR from the coding sequence ATGAATCTGGATTCGCAAAAATTATCCGTAAAGGAAAAAATTGGATACAGTCTAGGGGACCTGGCTGCCAATTTGGTATTTCAAACACTGGTTACCTATTTAGCATATTTCTACACAGATATTTATGGGCTCAAAGCCAATGATGCATCTGCAGTGACCCTGGTGGTAGGGCTGATTGCTGCATTTGCATTCAATCCTTTGATGGGGGTCATCGCCGATAGGACGGTAAGCCGTTGGGGAAAGTTCAGGCCGTGGATTTTGTGGACTGCGATTCCTCTCGGTGTTGCGGCCATGTTGGCGTTTAGTACACCGGACTTTTCGTATAAGGGAAAAGTAGTTTATGCGGCGGTCACCTATACGCTACTTCTTTTATTGTATGCCGCGAACAATTTACCGTATTCTGCACTAAGTGGTGTGATCACAGGTAACATGAAGGAGCGCAATAGCCTTTCCGCCTATCGTTTTATCGCTGTGATGGGAGCCCAGTTTTTTGTGCAGGTCTTTATGTACGATTTGATCTTAAAGGCCGGTGATGGAAACAAAGCGGCCGGGATGGAAACGGTGATGACTTGGCTTGCCGTTATAGGAACTGTAATGCTGCTCATTACATTTTTCACCACAAAAGAGCGCGTGGTCCCAAAACCGGAACAGAAGTCAAGCATTAAAGAAGATTTGGGCGATTTGTTTCAGAACAAGCCTTGGATAATCATGTTGTCGCTAACCACTTTGGTGTTTATTACTTTGGCCATGAAGGGTGGGTCTTATGTGTATTATTTTGAAAATTACGTGGACCAAAGCAGCTTAAATACATTTTTAAATCCATTGAAACCCTATTTGCCAAACTTTGAGAACGATACTTCCTTAGGCTTGGGGGTTTTTAATGGAGGGGGTATTCTAATAGGCCTCATAGGGATAGGTCTATCCAAGACCCTTGCGGATAAATACGGTAAGCGGAATGTTTTTGGTGGATCACTGTTTATTTCCACCCTTTTCATCATCTCATTTTACTTTTTCCCGCCAAAAGCGGTAGGAGTTATTTACGGGGCGCAGATTCTCCATATGTTTTTCTATGGCATCAGTACGCCCATTTTGTGGACGATGATCGCCGATGTTGCCGATTATTCAGAGTGGAAAACTAATCGGCGCGCCACCGCTATTATTTTTTCTGCCATGATGGTGGGCCTAAAAGGAGGCCTAAGCATAGGTAGTGCATTGGTAGCCTGGATATTGGGGCTATATGACTACATTACCAAAGAAGCTGCCGTTGCCGGTGTGGAAACGGTACAGCCCCAGAGTGCCATAGAAGGGACCAGATTATTGGTAAGTATTTATCCAGCAATACCATTTTTAATTGGTGTAGGTCTATTGTTTTTCTATGAAATCAATAAAAAGATGGAGTTGCAAATTGAAAACGATTTAAAAGAAAGAAGATAA
- a CDS encoding endo-1,4-beta-xylanase has product MKTLKLFLSTAVLGTLAMGCTQEAEKPSEPKTLRQAYQDAFYIGTALNRFQIEESDSVMAEIVGKEFSSITAENMMKSMHIHPKRDTFNFEMADKFVALGEKYDMFVHGHTLVWHSQLSPWFGTIEDSLEFADATEKHIKDIASKYKGKIDSWDVVNEALNEDGSLRNSIFLQKMGEDYLASAFKWAAEADNGADLYYNDYNMTNPEKRQGAIAMVKNILDQGVKVDGIGMQGHWHLNSPSLEEIEQSILDYSALGVKVAITELDVSVLPNPWDLEGAEISQNFENSEGMNPYKDGLPDSIQVKLANRYKDIFSLFLKHKDKISRVTFWGVSDGQSWLNGFPIRGRTNYPLLFDRDLKPKAAYDSIMALKERFDEQQLAN; this is encoded by the coding sequence ATGAAAACACTAAAACTATTTCTATCCACCGCCGTTCTTGGAACTTTGGCCATGGGCTGTACACAGGAGGCCGAGAAGCCTTCGGAACCTAAAACGCTTAGGCAGGCATATCAAGATGCTTTTTACATTGGAACAGCTCTGAACAGATTTCAAATTGAGGAGTCGGATTCTGTAATGGCGGAGATTGTGGGCAAGGAGTTCAGTAGCATCACTGCTGAAAATATGATGAAGTCCATGCACATTCACCCGAAGCGTGACACTTTTAATTTTGAAATGGCCGACAAATTCGTGGCCTTGGGCGAAAAATATGATATGTTCGTACACGGGCACACATTGGTTTGGCACAGCCAATTGTCGCCATGGTTTGGCACTATCGAAGACAGCCTGGAGTTTGCGGACGCCACCGAAAAGCACATAAAGGATATTGCCTCCAAGTATAAGGGCAAAATTGACTCTTGGGATGTGGTCAACGAGGCACTCAATGAGGACGGTTCTTTGAGAAATTCCATTTTTCTTCAAAAAATGGGCGAGGATTATTTAGCCTCTGCATTTAAATGGGCTGCCGAAGCAGACAATGGAGCCGATCTCTATTACAATGACTACAACATGACGAATCCTGAAAAACGCCAAGGAGCCATTGCCATGGTAAAGAATATATTGGATCAGGGTGTTAAAGTGGATGGAATAGGCATGCAGGGACATTGGCACTTGAATTCACCATCTTTGGAGGAAATTGAGCAAAGCATACTCGATTATTCCGCACTTGGGGTAAAGGTTGCGATTACCGAATTGGATGTCAGTGTGCTGCCAAATCCATGGGATCTCGAAGGAGCCGAAATCAGTCAAAACTTTGAAAACAGTGAGGGCATGAATCCTTATAAGGATGGTCTGCCCGATTCCATTCAGGTGAAACTGGCAAACAGGTACAAGGATATTTTCAGCCTCTTTTTAAAACACAAGGATAAGATAAGCAGGGTTACATTTTGGGGGGTCAGCGATGGACAATCTTGGTTGAACGGTTTTCCTATTCGAGGCAGGACCAACTACCCATTATTGTTTGACCGGGATTTAAAGCCAAAAGCTGCTTACGATAGCATTATGGCCCTTAAAGAGCGTTTTGATGAACAGCAACTTGCTAATTGA
- a CDS encoding glycosyl hydrolase 115 family protein, with protein MTFLKKITNTTLKIVLLFCAAHGLYAQTNDGYVVPTATKKTFPLASQGKVAAVLVSDNDFEGVKRVVRHLQKDILNVTDISPEVFMESASLEGNVIIIGTLGKSPIVDELAKKGKINAKQLEGRWEKFTTQIVQNPMPGVKQGLVIAGSDKRGTIYGTYDLSNEIGVHPWHFWADVPAEKQTELHVLPGVHTKGEPKVKYRGFFINDEAPALTGWVGENYGKFNSEFYDKVFELILRMKGNYIWPSMWQPRMFYEDDPKNGELADEYGIVMGTSHHEPLTRAHEEWSHFGGNEWNFETNAAQLKEFWKGGIERMGDKETLVTIGMRGDGDESMSEGTAIDLLEGVVEAQREIIEDVTGKPAAETPQIWALYKEVQDYYDQGMEVPEDVTLLLCDDNWGNIRKLPSLEAKPRKGGYGIYYHFDYVGGPRNYKWLNTNQIERTWEQMHLAYEHGVNKVWIVNVGDIKPMEFPLQFFMDYAWNPDAWNADNLDNYYSHWTNEVFDGIETEAIADIMKKYTKYNARRKHELIDPSTFSLTNYNEADKVVNTYNELSEKAQGIYDNLPEQYKDAYYQLVLFPVLASANLNELYVSAAKNNFYAKQGRASANAYADKVRELFMKDRELTDYYHNKMADGKWNHMMSQNHIGYMSWQEPRFNRIPETFKIDIADDAEIGVAIQNSEEWWSGDNNDALLPMFDPVNDQKYSVEIFNRGKQSFDYSIQSKADWIQLTEATGTVEEEKTISISIDWSKAPSGQNESVITISGAGKSIPVQIKINNYNTRKVEGFVENNGFIAMDASHFSEAKAPKPFEWKVVDNLGKTGSAVISLPIKQGRVELSKKSPKLSYNVNFQNAGEVKVHMYFSPTINYATREGMYYGLSFDDQLPTKVNYDADPNIFNYNGKVPSNWHNNVGDNIKIITTTFEIDRPGNHTLNYYRVDEGLVLQRIVIETANSQLKDTYLGPPESPKVSQ; from the coding sequence ATGACCTTTTTAAAGAAAATTACAAACACGACCTTAAAAATTGTATTATTATTCTGTGCGGCCCATGGCCTGTATGCCCAAACTAATGATGGGTATGTTGTCCCTACGGCCACAAAAAAAACTTTTCCGTTGGCCTCCCAGGGTAAAGTCGCCGCTGTTTTAGTAAGTGACAACGATTTTGAGGGTGTGAAGCGTGTGGTGCGGCACCTTCAAAAGGATATTCTCAATGTTACCGATATCAGCCCAGAAGTTTTCATGGAGTCGGCTTCTTTGGAGGGCAATGTGATTATTATTGGTACTTTAGGTAAAAGCCCAATTGTGGATGAATTGGCAAAAAAAGGCAAAATAAACGCTAAACAGCTTGAGGGCAGATGGGAAAAATTCACTACCCAAATTGTGCAAAACCCGATGCCAGGGGTCAAACAGGGATTGGTAATTGCAGGTTCGGACAAAAGGGGTACCATTTATGGCACTTATGATCTTTCCAATGAAATTGGAGTGCATCCATGGCATTTTTGGGCCGATGTCCCTGCCGAGAAGCAAACCGAATTACATGTTTTGCCCGGGGTTCATACCAAAGGCGAGCCGAAGGTTAAATACCGAGGGTTTTTTATTAATGACGAAGCCCCGGCACTAACAGGGTGGGTAGGCGAAAACTATGGAAAATTCAATTCCGAATTTTATGATAAGGTCTTTGAACTTATCTTAAGGATGAAGGGCAATTACATTTGGCCCTCCATGTGGCAGCCACGTATGTTTTATGAGGACGACCCCAAGAACGGGGAACTTGCGGATGAATACGGGATTGTGATGGGTACATCGCACCATGAGCCTTTGACACGTGCCCACGAAGAATGGTCCCATTTCGGGGGCAATGAGTGGAATTTTGAAACCAATGCAGCTCAATTAAAAGAATTCTGGAAGGGAGGCATTGAACGCATGGGTGACAAAGAAACCCTTGTTACGATAGGAATGCGGGGAGATGGGGATGAATCCATGAGCGAAGGGACCGCTATTGATCTCTTGGAGGGCGTTGTGGAGGCCCAAAGGGAAATTATTGAAGATGTTACGGGTAAACCTGCAGCAGAAACACCTCAAATATGGGCGCTTTATAAGGAAGTGCAGGATTATTATGATCAGGGCATGGAAGTTCCCGAGGATGTGACCCTTTTGCTGTGTGACGACAACTGGGGAAATATTAGAAAGCTTCCAAGTTTGGAGGCCAAACCACGTAAAGGAGGGTATGGCATTTACTACCATTTTGATTATGTGGGAGGTCCTAGAAACTATAAATGGTTGAATACCAATCAAATTGAACGTACTTGGGAACAAATGCACCTGGCCTATGAACATGGAGTAAACAAGGTTTGGATAGTAAATGTCGGGGACATTAAGCCGATGGAGTTCCCCTTGCAATTTTTTATGGACTATGCATGGAATCCAGATGCCTGGAACGCCGATAATTTGGACAACTATTATTCGCACTGGACAAACGAAGTATTTGATGGTATCGAGACCGAAGCTATTGCCGATATCATGAAAAAATACACCAAATACAATGCACGAAGAAAGCATGAACTTATAGACCCTTCCACCTTTAGCCTTACCAATTATAACGAAGCTGATAAGGTCGTAAACACCTATAATGAACTATCCGAAAAAGCTCAAGGTATTTATGATAATCTCCCTGAACAGTACAAAGATGCCTATTATCAGCTAGTATTGTTTCCGGTATTGGCCAGTGCCAATTTAAATGAGCTCTATGTAAGTGCTGCAAAAAATAATTTTTATGCAAAACAGGGTAGGGCCTCAGCAAATGCATATGCGGATAAGGTAAGGGAGCTCTTTATGAAAGACAGGGAGCTTACCGATTATTACCATAATAAAATGGCCGATGGCAAATGGAACCATATGATGTCACAGAACCATATCGGGTATATGAGTTGGCAGGAACCTCGATTCAATAGAATTCCGGAAACTTTTAAAATTGATATCGCCGACGATGCCGAAATCGGGGTTGCAATTCAAAATTCGGAGGAATGGTGGTCCGGCGATAACAATGATGCCTTGCTTCCTATGTTTGACCCAGTAAATGATCAAAAATATAGTGTTGAAATTTTTAATCGGGGCAAGCAAAGTTTTGATTATTCCATCCAGAGCAAAGCGGATTGGATTCAACTTACAGAAGCAACAGGTACGGTCGAGGAAGAAAAAACCATATCTATTTCCATTGACTGGTCCAAAGCGCCTTCAGGTCAAAATGAATCCGTCATCACAATCTCTGGAGCAGGAAAAAGTATTCCTGTTCAAATCAAAATAAACAATTACAATACCCGCAAGGTGGAAGGTTTTGTCGAAAACAATGGCTTTATTGCCATGGATGCCTCGCATTTCTCCGAGGCAAAGGCACCAAAACCTTTTGAGTGGAAAGTGGTGGATAATCTTGGAAAAACAGGCTCCGCTGTAATTTCGTTGCCAATAAAGCAAGGTCGTGTTGAACTATCGAAAAAATCCCCAAAGCTCTCCTATAATGTGAATTTTCAAAATGCGGGAGAGGTTAAGGTACACATGTATTTTTCCCCTACTATTAATTATGCGACTCGAGAAGGGATGTACTATGGATTATCATTTGACGACCAATTGCCGACCAAGGTAAATTATGATGCAGACCCCAATATTTTTAATTACAATGGCAAAGTGCCGAGTAACTGGCACAACAACGTGGGTGACAATATAAAAATAATCACAACTACATTTGAAATTGACCGGCCCGGAAACCACACCTTAAATTACTATCGTGTGGATGAAGGTCTTGTGCTGCAAAGAATTGTTATCGAAACAGCAAACAGTCAGTTGAAGGATACCTATTTAGGGCCACCGGAAAGTCCAAAAGTGAGCCAGTAA